Within the Syntrophales bacterium genome, the region ATCGGCGTCGTCAGTGTCTTTGAGCCTGAATAATCAATTGGTGTGTATGCCAAGCTGATTGTGTGTTTACCGATTCCCCCGAAGACCTCAACACTGGGGAAGGATTCGTTGTCCACCCCGAGATCATCCTTCAAATCCAACCTGGTTCCAACAACTCCGGTGTTGTCGGCCTTAACTTCCCCATCGAGGGAAGGGAACCAGTACAGGGCTCTGGCGCCTATTTCAAAAGCGCCGACCGGTATAGCCGCGACAAAAATCAGGATGAGAGCAAACAGGCCTGTGTAAAAAGATTTTTTCATGAAGTACCTCCTTGTCGTTCTTATGTTCGGGTCTTTAGAATACGTCTGCAACCACACCGCTTGCCATCTCTCATATCACCAACTCAATTTCTTTTCCAGATTATTTTGCAGGGTTAAAAACCTTTAGAGTACCGAATCGCTGCTACCCTGACCCCGTTATAGATGCTATTCTTCTATTTCATCTATTCGCAACAATTTATACCCCTCGAAAACTGTTCGGATATCAAGTTTTTTCACATAGCGTTAAGGGTAAGCGGCGGCAGGCTTTTTTGCCGTACGCTTGGCCCGTTTGTTGGCTGCCATTATCTTCGTTTCTGATTTCAGATTGTACTTGGCTGATAGTTGAGGCCTCGGAGCAGGAATACCGTATAGCATGCCTTCAGCACTGATATCCTCATCAATGTCTGGCCAATGCACGCCCTGGCCGTCTCCAATAATTTCCCAGTTTTTCCGCTGTTTGGACGTTGCCTCCAACAATCGCCATGACCAGGCAAGAGGAACGCTGATTGTCCGCCCATCCATGAGTTGAGCCATAATGGTGTCTTCGGTGACGCTAATATCCTTAATTCTCGCTTCTTGTATTTTCACCGCAGTGTTCATGCCATGCCTCCATGATGCTGTCTCTGTTCTTTAAGATTATCTCCCGTATGATATTGAGCTCTTTCGACGCAAAACCCTGATTCTTTGCCAAAGACAATGGTTGGATCCAGAATTTGCATACCATCCTTTCTCTCTGAACATGGACATGCATTCGCTCGTTGCAGTCGAAACTGTAAAAGAAAAACCGGTATGGTCCTGAAATATTGCTGACTGTCGGCATATCAAGCGTCCTATTAAATTACAGAAAGGATATGTGGTCGCTGTCCATGTTTGTTCTGTGGGGCTAACGGTTGCCATGAGCGGCCGCTACAGCGGTCCTGGCATTGTTATGAAGCCCCATGCGATGATGAAACCAATTTAAGGCCTGCTATCCCCGATATAATAAGACACAAGCAAATAATTCTACCTATTTCTCTCGATTCACCAAAAAGAAGCATACCTAATATCGCAACTCCAACCGCTCCGATTCCTGTCCATACAGCGTAGGCTGTACCTACTGGAATCTCTCTCATGGCGATTGACAACAGAAAAAGGCTAATCACCATGGATGCAACAGTCAGCAGGGACGGAAAGATTTTAGAGAGTCCTTCCGAATACTTGAGTCCTATTGCCCAACCACATTCAAACAATCCTGCAACTACTAGATATACCCATGCCATATGTAATTCCCCTTATTATATTTTGCTCATAATGAAACGCTCAGCCGGAGCAGCCCAGCGGGCTGCGATCGGCTGGAT harbors:
- a CDS encoding DUF2442 domain-containing protein encodes the protein MNTAVKIQEARIKDISVTEDTIMAQLMDGRTISVPLAWSWRLLEATSKQRKNWEIIGDGQGVHWPDIDEDISAEGMLYGIPAPRPQLSAKYNLKSETKIMAANKRAKRTAKKPAAAYP
- the sugE gene encoding quaternary ammonium compound efflux SMR transporter SugE, with protein sequence MAWVYLVVAGLFECGWAIGLKYSEGLSKIFPSLLTVASMVISLFLLSIAMREIPVGTAYAVWTGIGAVGVAILGMLLFGESREIGRIICLCLIISGIAGLKLVSSSHGAS